Proteins from one Malaya genurostris strain Urasoe2022 chromosome 2, Malgen_1.1, whole genome shotgun sequence genomic window:
- the LOC131428329 gene encoding CCR4-NOT transcription complex subunit 1 isoform X2 — MNQEPCSNALTQITYLVSNLNKKNLASSSRQLAQLVKDFGLEADRHLLRCLFSAIDFSSTSTGDASVGHSRNSNNNNSSPLQARLLSKELIGLLDKSQLVGNICQAVDDPLPHQRTLVPSVNLATQIARTLNCSPIQETALSLALLHSSHPETVLSAEALGRSCLGELIQSYIDLEPSQPNQEGSLNDLSPEVLQHILSLISHEKHRELGLSDTTYGKFVQQLCRDFPRDRVPLILAPLLYQEDSEISAESVKLNSQALLRSSVMDTAWGSLVMEIGYTFTASLEDCKNHLLKVGGREISAQDVAKIISSMCLTHASLSESSINLPTPSSFWPQGNDPGGKGKDGQGGGTGTENSTWKPEIFVQALKEVVPGLNWKDVCLALDHPEFLIKDRAGLSLLLSIVKMGIQTSGLGQHFPVECIYQRWTNVEGQLSLITMILKCPDLYSFADHIYTSVSVDLLKTPPETDNKEVASWMSLHLVDVLLYIADNGFHNPVVDIFKIPIQLCPDIIFMALLQINPPVTVTRQELFTTLIPIFLGNHPNSGTILHHAWNNTNFNPSLRHIILHSMSEWYLRGENDQSRLSRILDVAQDLKALSNLLNVRQFIFIIDLACLASRREYLKLEKWLADKIREHGEPFVKTIIKFLQRRCPQIMVGKFADEQIPKSAQLPPETLSTILTCLQACVANVSPDVAEIIMGMAQYNLLLTSKTRAQQAPQQQQPPPPGVLRPHRGLEAPFNASALGGQIFPGPSVESLSGLAGNMAGLNLGAPGNSAFSFGSALGNLVSTPASPSRLLAGPSNSPFPLMSMPPAAPVGNIGRLPQTPTGDKLTLPNAGQTSFPEIGCQQVSKEVEDEANSYFQRIYNHPPHNNLSIDEVLDMLQRFKDSPIRRECDVYQCMLRNLFEEYKFFPQYPDKELQITAQLFGGMVERNLVTTYVALGLALRCVLDALKKQEGSKMYYFGITALDRFKNKLHLYPKYCEYVHSIPHFDQFPPHLIEYIEYGAQGQEPPNKTLGPGPLPASITQLLPGPSVIPGGNPLYRSNSVTGTSNLTAAAPPAPAKVNLGAPLTNSSQPPRVKSIANATNIDTLLVATQDGEEKIITPPDTMQDKTAFIFNNLSQINLQQKCEEIKDIIQKDYHAWLAQYLVLKRASIEVNFHVLYSNFLDALKISDINKLVTKETFRNIKVLLRSDKGIANFSDRSLLKNLGHWLGMMTLGRNKPILQLDIDMKSLLVEAYNKGQQELLYVVPFVAKVLESCAKSKVFKPPNPWTMAIMNVLAELHQEPDLKLNLKFEIEVLCKNLNIDVSDLKPAVYLKDPERAQNIEYQLSQPKLAKEMQPMAVMQQVTEEMVSAGPSGSPAIPAMDPSLAVTGPPEPRFHYSDINIASFACINQHVTYSPNIALLHTHPHLKQIVKTALERTITDWITPVVERSVKIASKTCEQIIKKDFALDSDEQRMRTASHNLARNLAAGMAMITCRDQLMQNIQTNIKTAFMTTLSPAQKDVAEIAANQLAADNMELVSAFIQKTAIEKVVPEMDKLLATEYDMRKIARQEGRRYCDASVLTYQAERMPERIRLSVGGVSLSQLAVYEEFARNIPGFQPITDRDNALFAPKLVDPIPQQQVPQFAISAAALAAVTPDEIGALYDELGSKMDAFINSAVNVPQLQVHVNNMHSLLECLMHARRSRENLTACNLLNKAVEGIMEGLMNIPDHIEQIKLYRDIHLRVMRLLQDPRAFGPVWTNKAITRYMLDCREEIRYNVEAVDLLISSNFVNMPQYDMTLMQLMDNGSNYVAVVFAMQLVQTYFIDERPNSVITENDLLNTIDLLARLAVHSRAPEGLAHLIEMLRSNHDPNTLLVDRTLAGPTSYIHSGIIQARATDIEDPPGFAERAEYLLKDWITIYHTQAAGRDPIKAFSIFVNKMNVYGILKGDEPLTRFFRHATQCCIDLTYRNMNDPSSKTKIFQWIDAYVRLIALLVKHSGESGNSSTKLNLLNKVLGIVVGILLQDQEVHGTAFQQLGYHRIFIMLFLELSAHDPVLENISLSVITAFCHTFHILRPSLAPGFCYSWLELISHRVFIGRILASIPQQKGWSMYSQLLIDLFKYLAPFLRNAELAKPVQHLYKGTLRVLLVLLHDFPEFLCDYHFGFCDVIPPNCIQMRNLILSAYPRNMRLPDPFTPNLKVDMLTDIGGAPRIFTNYAAAITPNSFKKDLDSYLKARSPVTFLSELRSNLQISNEPGSRYNIPLMNALVLYVGTQAIAHIRSKNLGPTMATIVHSAHMDIFQNLAVDLDNEGRYLFLNAIANQLRYPNSHTHYFSCAILYLFVEANSEAIQEQITRVLLERLIVNRPHPWGLLITFIELIKNPAYKFWDHDFVHCAPEIEKLFESVANSCMVVKSKSQQQMPNVESEIAECN, encoded by the exons ACTCTGGTACCATCAGTCAACTTAGCGACGCAAATAGCGAGAACACTCAACTGTTCGCCAATTCAGGAAACTGCCCTTTCGTTAGCTCTACTTCACTCGTCGCACCCGGAAACGGTACTCAGTGCGGAAGCTCTCGGACGTAGTTGTTTGGGTGAGCTGATTCAGTCCTACATCGATTTAG AACCCAGCCAGCCGAATCAGGAAGGAAGTCTAAACGACTTGTCACCTGAGGTCCTGCAGCACATTCTGTCGCTTATCTCTCACGAAAAGCATCGGGAGCTTGGCTTGTCGGATACTACTTACGGCAAGTTTGTGCAGCAGCTGTGCCGCGATTTTCCGCGAGATCGAGTTCCATTGATACTAGCACCGTTGCTTTACCAGGAGGATTCGGAAATCTCTGCCGAATCAGTCAAACTGAACTCGCAGGCCCTGCTGCGTTCGTCTGTGATGGACACGGCTTGGGGCAGTTTGGTGATGGAAATTGGTTACACTTTTACGGCCTCATTGGAGGACTGTAAAAATCATCTACTCAAAGTAGGTGGAAGAGAAATTTCGGCCCAGGATGTAGCCAAAATAATCTCGTCGATGTGTTTGACGCATGCGTCTCTTTCGGAGAGTAGCATCAACCTTCCGACTCCCAGCAGTTTTTGGCCTCAGGGAAACGATCCGGGAGGAAAAGGGAAAGATGGTCAAGGTGGAGGCACCGGAACGGAGAACAGCACCTGGAAACCGGAGATTTTTGTACAGGCTCTTAAGGAAGTTGTTCCCGGATTAAATTGGAAAGATGTTTGCCTGGCTCTAGATCATCCCGAGTTTCTTATCAAGGATCGAGCCGGACTTTCGTTGCTGCTGTCGATTGTGAAAATGGGAATCCAAACAAGCGGTTTGGGACAACATTTTCCCGTAGAATGTATCTATCAGCGGTGGACAAACGTGGAGGGCCAGCTGTCGTTGATCACCATGATTTTAAAGTGTCCTGATTTGTACTCGTTCGCAGACCACATTTACACGAGTGTTTCGGTAGATTTACTCAAAACACCACCAGAAACGGATAATAAAGAGGTTGCTTCGTGGATGTCCCTCCATCTGGTCGATGTTCTGTTGTACATAGCCGACAACGGGTTCCATAACCCGGTTGTAGACATATTCAAAATACCGATCCAACTGTGCCCGGATATAATATTTATGGCGCTTTTACAGATAAACCCACCTGTCACTGTTACGCGCCAGGAATTGTTCACGACATTGATTCCGATTTTCCTGGGAAATCACCCGAATTCCGGAACCATTCTTCACCACGCTTGGAACAACACCAACTTCAATCCCTCGTTGAGACACATCATTCTACACTCAATGAGTGAGTGGTATCTACGTGGGGAAAATGACCAATCGCGTCTGTCTCGCATTCTGGATGTAGCCCAAGATTTGAAAGCCTTGTCCAATTTATTGAACGTTAGACAGTTTATTTTCATTATTGATTTGGCATGCTTGGCCTCCCGTCGAGAATATCTAAAATTGGAGAAATGGCTTGCCGATAAAATCCGTGAACACGGGGAACCTTTCGTGAAAACCATCATCAAATTTCTACAGCGACGTTGCCCTCAGATTATGGTTGGAAAATTTGCCGATGAACAAATCCCGAAATCAGCTCAGCTTCCACCGGAGACATTAAGCACGATTTTGACTTGCTTGCAGGCATGTGTTGCCAATGTTAGCCCAGATGTGGCGGAGATTATTATGGGAATGGCTCAGTATAATCTGCTGTTGACCAGCAAGACACGCGCACAACAAGCACCCCAACAACAGCAACCGCCTCCACCGGGTGTTTTGAGACCGCATCGTGGGTTAGAGGCCCCGTTCAATGCATCGGCTTTGGGAGGACAGATTTTTCCAGGCCCTTCGGTAGAATCGCTTTCGGGACTAGCGGGCAATATGGCGGGTTTGAATTTGGGTGCCCCCGGAAATAGTGCTTTCAGTTTCGGAAGTGCTCTTGGAAATCTCGTGTCAACTCCGGCATCTCCTTCTAGACTTCTGGCTGGTCCATCGAACAGTCCGTTTCCGCTTATGTCAATGCCCCCGGCGGCACCCGTGGGAAACATTGGTCGTCTACCGCAAACTCCCACCGGAGACAAGCTGACTTTGCCGAATGCAGGACAAACATCCTTTCCGGAGATTGGTTGCCAgcaggtttccaaagaggtggAAGATGAGGCAAACAGCTACTTCCAGCGGATATACAATCACCCACCGCACAATAATTTGTCCATCGATGAAGTGCTAGATATGTTACAGCGATTTAAGGATTCACCAATCCGTCGCGAATGCGATGTCTATCAGTGCATGCTACGCAACCTGTTCGAAGAGTACAAGTTTTTCCCTCAGTACCCGGATAAGGAGCTGCAGATTACTGCCCAGCTGTTCGGAGGAATGGTCGAAAGAAACCTGGTCACCACGTATGTTGCTCTAGGTCTGGCACTTCGCTGTGTGCTTGATGCTCTCAAGAAACAGGAAGGATCCAAAATGTACTATTTTGGCATTACCGCATTGGATCGTTTCAAGAACAAACTTCATCTGTATCCAAAATACTGCGAATACGTTCATTCAATTCCACACTTCGATCAGTTTCCACCACATTTGATCGAGTACATCGAATATGGAGCCCAAGGGCAGGAACCACCGAACAAAACTCTTGGACCAGGACCACTACCGGCATCTATCACACAGCTTTTGCCCGGTCCATCTGTCATACCCGGCGGAAACCCGCTCTATCGCAGTAATTCCGTAACGGGAACTAGCAATCTGACGGCAGCTGCCCCTCCGGCACCGGCTAAAGTTAATCTAGGGGCACCGCTGACGAACTCTTCACAACCACCGCGTGTCAAATCCATTGCCAATGCCACCAACATCGATACGCTGCTGGTAGCCACTCAGGATGGCGAAGAAAAGATCATCACCCCACCGGACACGATGCAGGATAAAACTGCCTTCATCTTCAATAATCTCAGTCAGATTAACCTTCAGCAAAAGTGCGAAGAAATTAAGGATATCATTCAAAAAGATTACCACGCTTGGTTGGCGCAGTACTTGGTGCTGAAGAGAGCTTCCATCGAAGTCAATTTTCATGTATTGTATTCGAACTTCCTGGATGCTCTTAAAATATCCGATATTAACAAGCTAGTGACGAAAGAAACGTTCCGTAACATTAAAGTACTGCTACGATCCGATAAGGGAATTGCTAACTTTTCCGACCGGAGCTTGCTGAAGAACCTGGGTCACTGGCTTGGAATGATGACTCTGGGTaggaacaaaccgattctgcaATTGGACATCGATATGAAATCGCTACTGGTGGAAGCCTACAACAAAGGACAACAGGAGTTACTGTATGTGGTACCATTCGTGGCAAAGGTGCTTGAATCGTGCGCTAAAAGTAAGGTTTTCAAACCACCAAACCCATGGACGATGGCCATTATGAATGTGCTGGCCGAGTTACACCAAGAGCCGGACCTTAAGCTGAATCTCAAATTTGAGATAGAAGTTCTGTGCAAGAATCTAAACATTGATGTTTCCGATTTGAAACCGGCGGTGTATTTGAAAGATCCTGAACGCGCTCAAAACATAGAATATCAACTCTCCCAGCCGAAATTAGCTAAGGAAATGCAACCGATGGCTGTGATGCAGCAGGTTACAGAGGAAATGGTTTCCGCCGGACCATCGGGATCACCGGCCATTCCTGCTATGGATCCATCGCTGGCCGTCACTGGTCCCCCGGAGCCACGCTTCCATTACTCAGATATCAACATTGCCAGTTTCGCCTGTATCAACCAACACGTCACCTACTCACCAAACATCGCCCTTCTGCACACTCACCCTCATCTGAAACAAATTGTGAAAACTGCCTTGGAACGAACCATCACTGATTGGATCACTCCGGTTGTGGAGCGAAGTGTCAAAATCGCTTCCAAAACATGCGAGCAGATCATCAAAAAAGATTTTGCTCTCGATTCCGATGAGCAGCGGATGCGTACGGCATCCCACAATTTGGCCCGCAACCTGGCAGCCGGTATGGCTATGATCACCTGCCGCGATCAGTTGATGCAAAACATTCAGACCAATATTAAAACTGCCTTCATGACAACGCTCAGTCCGGCACAGAAGGATGTGGCGGAAATTGCGGCCAATCAGTTAGCCGCCGACAATATGGAGCTGGTATCGGCATTTATACAGAAAACAGCCATCGAAAAAGTGGTTCCGGAAATGGATAAACTGCTGGCGACGGAATATGATATGCGCAAAATCGCTCGCCAGGAAGGTCGCCGCTACTGTGATGCCAGTGTGCTGACATATCAGGCTGAGCGGATGCCGGAACGGATTCGGTTGAGCGTGGGAGGAGTTTCGCTGAGTCAGTTGGCGGTGTATGAAGAGTTCGCTAGAAATATTCCCGGTTTCCAACCGATTACCGATCGCGATAATGCGTTGTTTGCACCGAAATTAGTG GACCCGATACCACAACAACAGGTGCCACAATTTGCAATTTCTGCAGCCGCTCTGGCAGCTGTCACACCAGATGAGATTGGAGCGCTGTATGATGAATTGGGTAGCAAAATGGATGCGTTCATCAACAGTGCAGTGAATGTACCACAGTTACAG GTTCACGTCAACAATATGCACTCGCTGCTGGAGTGCCTGATGCATGCTCGTCGTTCCCGGGAAAATCTAACCGCTTGCAATCTGTTGAACAAAGCCGTTGAAGGTATAATGGAAGGTTTGATGAACATCCCCGATCACATCGAACAGATCAAGTTGTACAGAGACATCCATCTGCGGGTCATGCGTCTACTGCAAGATCCCCGGGCCTTCGGACCAGTTTGGACCAATAAGGCTATAACACGGTATATGCTGGATTGTCGCGAGGAGATTCGTTACAATGTGGAAGCTGTTGATCTGTTGATTTCATCAAACTTTGTCAACATGCCCCAGTACGACATGACACTGATGCAGCTGATGGACAACGGAAGCAACTACGTAGCCGTTGTGTTTGCAATGCAACTGGTTCAAACATACTTCATCGATGAACGTCCGAATTCGGTAATCACGGAGAACGATCTTTTGAACACCATTGATTTGCTGGCTCGGCTGGCTGTGCATTCAAGAGCTCCCGAAGGTTTGGCTCATCTTATTGAAATGTTACGTTCGAATCATGATCCCAATACGTTACTGGTGGATCGTACACTCGCTGGACCGACGTCGTACATCCACTCGGGCATTATTCAGGCCAGG GCTACCGATATCGAAGATCCTCCGGGCTTTGCTGAACGAGCTGAGTATTTGCTGAAAGATTGGATTACAATCTATCACACCCAGGCGGCCGGACGAGATCCAATCAAAGCTTTCAGTATATTCGTGAACAAAATGAACGTGTACGGAATATTGAAGGGAGACGAACCGCTGACCAGATTTTTCCGTCATGCTACACAATGTTGTATAGATTTGACCTACCGGAACATGAATGATCCCAGCTCGAAAACCAAAATTTTCCAATGGATTGACGCCTATGTGCGCTTGATTGCACTGTTGGTGAAACACTCCGGTGAAAGTGGCAACTCAAGCACAAAGCTCAATCTGCTGAACAAG GTGCTGGGAATTGTCGTTGGAATCCTGCTGCAAGATCAGGAAGTGCACGGCACCGCCTTCCAGCAATTGGGCTACCATCGGATTTTCATAATGCTGTTCCTCGAACTGAGTGCGCATGATCCGGTACTGGAAAACATCAGTCTCAGCGTGATTACAGCATTCTGCCACACGTTCCACATTCTGAGACCATCGCTAGCTCCAGGATTCTGCTATTCCTGGTTGGAACTGATTTCGCATCGTGTCTTCATTGGGCGCATTCTGGCTTCGATTCCACAGCAGAAGGGATGGTCCATGTATTCGCAGTTGCTAATCGATCTGTTCAAGTATCTTGCTCCGTTCCTTCGCAATGCGgaactcgccaaacccgttcaaCATCTCTACAAAGGAACACTGAGAGTGCTGCTGGTGCTTTTGCATGATTTCCCAGAATTTCTGTGTGATTATCATTTCGGTTTTTGCGATGTGATTCCTCCGAACTGCATCCAAATGAGAAACCTGATTCTATCTGCATATCCTAGGAACATGCGGCTACCGGATCCGTTTACGCCAAATCTGAAG GTTGACATGTTGACCGATATCGGTGGTGCTCCACGGATTTTCACGAATTATGCCGCTGCAATCACTCCGAACAGTTTCAAAAAAGATCTGGACTCGTATTTGAAAGCCCGTTCGCCGGTGACATTCCTCTCAGAGCTGCGTAGTAATTTACAAATTTCCAACGAACCCGGATCCAGGTACAACATCCCTCTCATGAATGCCCTTGTTCTGTACGTAGGAACACAAGCAATCGCTCACATTCG TTCGAAGAACCTAGGCCCAACGATGGCGACTATCGTGCATAGTGCTCATATGGATATCTTCCAGAATCTTGCCGTGGACCTAGACAACGAAGGTCGTTATCTGTTTTTGAATGCCATTGCTAACCAATTGCGATATCCAAACAGTCATACGCACTACTTCAGCTGTGCGATTTTATACCTTTTCGTTGAAGCCAACTCCGAGGCAATTCAG